The genomic segment TGTTGACAAAGATTTTATGGGTAAGGAATTTTTAGTTAAAGATTCGTTAGCCAGTTTGAATTGGAAAATGGAAGCTGAAACCAGAGTAATTGGCGGATACACCTGTTACAAAGCTACTGCAGTGAAAGCCGCTAGTAAAACAGATTTTAGAAACTTCCGTCCAAAAAAAGAAGAGGCAGCACAAAAAGATTCGCCTAAAAAAGAAGAAACTGCACAACAAGAAAAACCAAAGGAAGCACCTAAAACTAGTTTTATGGACGCCCTTGAATTGCCAAAAGAAATTACGATTACAGCTTGGTATACTCCTGAAATTCCAGTAAGTCAAGGACCTGAAGGATATTGGGGTTTACCTGGTTTGATTTTAGAGGTAAACGATGGTAAAACAATTATTCTTTGTTCTAAAGTAGTTTTGAATCCAAAAGAAAAAACTGAAATTAAAGCGCCTTCAAAAGGCAAAACAGTCTCTCAAAATGAATATGATGAAATTGTAGTGAAAAAAATGGAAGAGTTTAGAGAAATGAACCAAGGTCGTAGTGGTGGTGGCGGATTCCAAATACGAATGGGGCAATAAAATCTAAAAGACTTTAATTAAAAATTGATTGGAATGAAAAAAATAATTCTGTTTATCATATTGTTCGTAATGCCTTTCGTTTACGGTCAGAATGTACGTTTTGAAGGGATTGTTCTCGACTCTGAAAAAGCGCCACTCGAAATGGCTAATGTTATGGCAGTCAATCAAACGTCTAAAGCGATGGATGCCTATGCCATTACTAGTGATAAAGGGAAGTTTGTTTTGAATCTAAAATCGAATACGTCTTACATTGTAAAGCTGAGTTATATTGGAATGCAAAACAAAGAAATTTCAGTTACTACAAAATCAGAAAATATAGTTCAGAATATCACAATGGAATCGGGCGGAATTGAATTGGCAGGTGTTGAAATTGTTCGTGAAATGCCTGTTTCTATCAAAGGCGATACTATCGTTTACAACACAGATTCATTCAAAACTGGGGAAGAACGAAAATTAGAAGACGTCTTTAAAAAACTGCCTGGATTTGAAGTGTCGTCAGATGGACAAATTCAAGTGGAAGGAAAGCAAGTCAAAAAACTTTTTGTGGACGGAAAGCCATTTATGGAAGGCGATACAAAATTGGGTTCTAAAAACATTCCTTCTGATGCGGTAGATAAGGTACAAGTGATGCGTAATTTCAATGAAGTTTCGCAAATGAAAGGGATTGAAAATAACAATGATGATATCGCAATTAATATTAAACTAAAAAAAGGAAAAGATAAATTTTGGTTTGGAGATATAAGTGCTGGTGCAGCTAATGATAGAGGATATATTGTTAATCCAAAATTATTTTATTATTCTCCAAAAACGAGTGTCAATACTATTGTTAACTTGAATAATATTGGAGAAGTTTCTTTAACATCCGCTGATTTTTTCAGAATAACAGGAGGAGCAAGAAATACTATCGGTAGAAACGGGACTTCATTGAATTTGAATCGAAACTTCTTCGGTTTATCTGGTGGAGATAATGTGGCTAAAATGACGGATAAATTCGGGGCACTGAATTTGAATCATTCGTTTTCAAAAAAATGGACGGTTTCAGGATTCGGAGCCTATTCTTCAACCTATAATCAGTCCATTACTAATTCAGAGCGCGGTATTTTTCAACCCAATACTACTCAAATCGCAACCCTTGAAAATAGAAAAAATCAAACCGATTCAAAAAATATAGCCTTTATTTCTAAATTCGGATCCAAGTTCAAACCCAATGATAATTTTCAATTGGATTATGATGCCTTTTTAAGAAAAAATGGGCAACAAGAAGACAACGTTAACCAAACGAATTATACGTCATTTATTAATTCAACTCCAATTAACAGCTCGAATTCTATTTTTTCTTTTCAAGAACAAGATCCTATTTCATTCAATCAAAGTTTAAACTTGTTTTATACTCAAAATCCAAAAAGCACTTGGGTAGTTGAGATGCAACATCAGTATGAGGATGAAGATCCATTTTACAATCCTCAATTGTCAGTAAATCCATATCAAAACTCAAATACATCAAACCCTAATGATCCTAGCTCTATTTTTGTAAGGGAAAGCACCTTAAATATAGAGCAATCCAGATTTGTTAAAACGAATAAGTTGGATGCTAAATTGGATTACTTCTATCAAATTACCAATAAAAGTATTTTGAACTTAACGGTGGGGAATACCAATGCTTTCCAATCGTATAACTCCAGTTTATTACAAATATTACAAGACAAGTCTGTCGTTGAAATAGACAATGCATTATATAGTAATCAAGTTCGTTATTCATTTAACGACTCTTTCTTAGGAGTTCACTACAAGTTCATGTTAGGTAAATTTACCTTTAATCCTGGGATATCCTACCATCAATACCGTACCAATAACACTCAGTTTAACAGACCGTTTCAATTGAATTTCAATCGATTTTTACCAGATGTGTTTGCGAGATGGGATATGAAAAAATCAGAAAACATTACCTATAATTATAGTGTTAAAAACGGCTTTAACGACATTAACTCTTTGGTTGAAGGATATGTATTTACTAATTTTAATAGTATAGCAAGAGGGAATTCGGGATTAGAAAATTCATTAATTACCTCACACCGATTGAATTATTCAAAATACAATTTGTATAATTTTACCACTATTTTTGGGAATATATCCTACACTACTACTAAAAATCCTGTTGTCAATGGAATTTTATTCC from the Flavobacterium ammonificans genome contains:
- a CDS encoding GLPGLI family protein, which codes for MKKTILLFFFALVYTNSFAQKDFQGMAVYESKTSTSDFKARFEGNKSITPDMQKMMEERMKKMFEKTFVLNFDKSASIYKEEEKLEASNQGGGFRMMSSMTGGGGTYYKNVKDKTYSVDKDFMGKEFLVKDSLASLNWKMEAETRVIGGYTCYKATAVKAASKTDFRNFRPKKEEAAQKDSPKKEETAQQEKPKEAPKTSFMDALELPKEITITAWYTPEIPVSQGPEGYWGLPGLILEVNDGKTIILCSKVVLNPKEKTEIKAPSKGKTVSQNEYDEIVVKKMEEFREMNQGRSGGGGFQIRMGQ
- a CDS encoding carboxypeptidase-like regulatory domain-containing protein, with amino-acid sequence MKKIILFIILFVMPFVYGQNVRFEGIVLDSEKAPLEMANVMAVNQTSKAMDAYAITSDKGKFVLNLKSNTSYIVKLSYIGMQNKEISVTTKSENIVQNITMESGGIELAGVEIVREMPVSIKGDTIVYNTDSFKTGEERKLEDVFKKLPGFEVSSDGQIQVEGKQVKKLFVDGKPFMEGDTKLGSKNIPSDAVDKVQVMRNFNEVSQMKGIENNNDDIAINIKLKKGKDKFWFGDISAGAANDRGYIVNPKLFYYSPKTSVNTIVNLNNIGEVSLTSADFFRITGGARNTIGRNGTSLNLNRNFFGLSGGDNVAKMTDKFGALNLNHSFSKKWTVSGFGAYSSTYNQSITNSERGIFQPNTTQIATLENRKNQTDSKNIAFISKFGSKFKPNDNFQLDYDAFLRKNGQQEDNVNQTNYTSFINSTPINSSNSIFSFQEQDPISFNQSLNLFYTQNPKSTWVVEMQHQYEDEDPFYNPQLSVNPYQNSNTSNPNDPSSIFVRESTLNIEQSRFVKTNKLDAKLDYFYQITNKSILNLTVGNTNAFQSYNSSLLQILQDKSVVEIDNALYSNQVRYSFNDSFLGVHYKFMLGKFTFNPGISYHQYRTNNTQFNRPFQLNFNRFLPDVFARWDMKKSENITYNYSVKNGFNDINSLVEGYVFTNFNSIARGNSGLENSLITSHRLNYSKYNLYNFTTIFGNISYTTTKNPVVNGILFQGIYSTSDRLNLDAENENLNSTLFYSKSFKKYYKISGGVNASWNRNFVLNRAIIGGAVKEFIQGIENVNHGYNLTLGTQFKKLPNIDLGYRINFSEQANNAFTTQSPNVKLNYYFLEGLNINWDYSFNRFRNETSGLTNDFKIMAASINYAKKDAKLEYRIQANNLLNTKSRLNNSFSVNGYNANETIILPRFVTFVLKYNI